The following is a genomic window from Alkaliphilus sp. B6464.
AAGCATTAAAAATACCAGTAATTTATACTCAGAAGGTGTTAAAAATATTTCTTTATTATTCACATAAACCTTGTTCTGTATTTGAATCACTTTAATATCATCCGATTTCAAAATACCTTCAGGAGATTTTTGTGAATACCTTCTTAGCACTGCCCTTATTCTTGAAAGAAGTTCCCTTATTTTAAAGGGCTTTGTAATATAATCGTCCCCTCCAATATCCAGTCCCATTACAACATTTACTTCTTCATCTAATGCCGTTAAAAAAATTACAGGTGTCTCCTTAGTATTTCTAACATATTTGCATAAATCATAACCATTACCATCAGGTAATGTTATATCTAGTATTATTAGCTCATAGGTTTCTTCATCTATTAACTGTTTTGCTAAAGCTGCATTATTTGCCAATTTAACCTTATAGCCTTCATTTTTTAAAGAATATTCTATTCCCATAGCCAAAGTCGAATCATCTTCAACCAAAAGTATACTGTGCATTTTACCACCTCTTTCCTTATAATTATATCATATCCATTACATATAGTTTTATTTTAAAAAGCCCATTAATTAATATCAATGGGCTAGTTTCCATAAATATGATTAACCATCAACAGGATATTCATTATTAAACTCCTCATTATAAAATAATGACCCCTTTAGCCTAGCTGTTTTTTCACCAAATTCTGTTGCAGTTTTGTATTGCTCTCTATGAACCTCTATAACCCTTGCAGGTATTAAGCTTCTATCACTTGTGCTCAATTCTTCTACTTGTCTTTTATAGAAATCTGTATAACCATAACTTTCAATCTTTTTATTATTCATTTAATTCCTCCATATTTTTATGATGATTTTTAACTTGATATCTTAAACTTTTCATATTACATCACTCCTTTCAATATATATTTTGTATTACTAAAAATGGGCATAAAAATACCGCAGATAAACAACCTTTGAATTTGGCTGCTATATGCGGGTATACAAAACACGACCTTCCTGTCGTGTTACTTATCCTTAATATGCAGTATATTATGAAAGGTTATCAGTTACTACGAAAATGTTTTAAGAAAATTTTGTCAATTTAATCATGATATAACTAATATGCGCATTATACTACAAATAAACGATACCATTCTATTGTTATTTCAAAAAATTATTTTCTTTTGTATAATAAATCATAATAGCCTCTAGCACACCACCAGCAATACATCTAGCCTTTTCTGATATTGTATTTACTGTTTTAATGTTAATTCTAGGATCAATGTCTCCTATTTTCATTCCTTTTTCTACTTCGCTTTGGTTATGTATAAGTCCTTTAATAATTCCATCTATAGCTGCTCTCACTTCTACTTCTCCAATTAGAGCAATCACTTCTCCTTTTTTTACAGATTCACCAAGTTGCTTACAACTCTGGATTATGCCTGCAGCAGGTGTCCTAAGTACTCGATCCAAAGTATATCCACCGATTTCTCCAGGCACCCCTGTATCAGTTTCAGCATAACCTTCAAAAATTAAACGCCCCAAGTTATGGCCTCTATTAGTTTCTATTACTATATCTACATCAGTTCCAGCCTCAAGGCCTGGTCCTAAACCAATAACAAGCGGCGCATCTGCTCTAGTAGTCCCTGTATTTGTTTTGGCTAAAATCGCATCTACTAATGCTAAAGGTCTTACATAATCTTTTATATTGCATTCCTTATCTATAATAACTGGAATACTATTTTGACTTATTATTTCCAGTACTTCCTCGTAATTATTTGCCTTTTTAGCCCTTATTCCTTCTACTTCGCATTTACCTTCATAAATACAATTAGCAAAGGATACATTTCTTCTGACGCAGGTGGGGTCTTTAATTTCTGTCATAATTATAGGAAAACCACTTCTAAATAACTTATGTGCTACCCCCGTCGCCAAATCCCCAGCTCCCTTAATGATGATAATATGATGTATGTTCATCCCTATTTCTCCTCACTAATCTAATGTAAACTTCTCTAAATCATCTAATGCTAAGGCTGCTTGTACAACTCCTTTTTGATCTTTTCTGGCCACACCAACAAACTTAAAGTATTTTGAATCAACATCTCTCTTTTGCATTCGTTGGGATATCTTTAGAGATTTATCTCCTAAGATTTTTCTAAACTCGTAGGCTTGACTATTCTTATCCTCAGGTAATCTAAATCCTATCACAGAATCATCGGAGGCATAATGCATCAGTCCATCTTCGTCACTAACACAAAAATTCACCGCTCCAGTTTTTCGAGCAAACTCTTTGATCTTCTTTTGATCTATTCCATTGTTTACAATATCATCAGCAAATTGTTCACTTAGTTGAATTAGATATTCCCCTAACATTCGATCAAATCCGCTGCCGAATACATCTAGTTTTCTACTAATGTTATCTAGCTCATTAATACTGTTAACGTTTGCTTCGATAAATTCTTTTTGTGCATCCATCATATCCTCAATTTCATAAATAGTGGCTGTTGTTTCCTGGGAAAAGGCTGCAATTTTTTCAATATTTTCTGCCATATCTTCTGTTGCCTTAGCATTTTCTCCTATACTTTGAGTAATTCCGTTTATTGAGGTTACTATATCTTCTATTGATTCTGTAATTTCTTGAAGGTGTCCACGAGCATCTACGGCAATTTTTTCACTTTCTCGTCCTTGTTTAATACCTAATTCCATGTGGGTTAAAGTAGCCCCTACTTGATAAATTATGCCATTAATAATTCCTCCAATTTCTGTAGCTGCATCCGCACTTTCATCAGCCAACTTTCTGACTTCTTGCGCTACTACTGCAAATCCTTTTCCATGCTCTCCTGCTCTAGCAGCTTCAATGGCAGCATTAAGAGACAAAAGATTGATTTGATCTGCAATTCCATTGATTCTCCCTGCGATTCCTTGAACTTCAGCCATCAATTCATTTAGCCTTTTAATTTCATCCCCTGAGTTTTCTAGAGAATGGCTTATTTCCTCTATAGTTTTAATAGCCCCTTCAATAGCCTGGCTGCCATTAAAAACTGTTTTTCTCGTCGCATTAGCCTTGTCATTCATTTTCTCACTAATGCTAGCTACCTCAGTAATGCTTACTGATAGTTGCTGAGATAGAGCCGTAAAATTTAAAATTTCGCTATTTACTCCCTGTGCCCCAGCAGCAAATGACTGTACATTATGACTTAGACTATTAATCGTTTCCATACAATTATGAGCATCTTCCTTTACCATCTTCGAAGAAGCCGTAATCACTGTGGAGGATCGAATAAATTCGAAAACCCAATTTTTTAACATTGTATGTAAATGTTCAAAGGCATTTGCCATGCTTTTATAATTACCATTTCCCTCTGCAGTATTTATTCGATATAGTACATTCCCTTGACCATATTCCTCTATGGTCTTTTCAATTTCTTTTAAAGCTCTTTTGTTTCTTTTCATCGTAAATCCATATGACATTATGGCTCCGATAATAAAGAAGATAGCATATAGGATCATTTCTTTAAGTTTTATCATCTAATCTCGCTCCTCATATTCTAATAGAATATTTATCCCTCATCGCCCTTTTTAGTATAATTCGACTTACTTCTATTATATCCTTTTAAAAGAACAATAAGGGAATGTACGTATATGATACCTTTACTGCTTAAAAGAATAATATGTGAAAAATATATTATTCAGCAACCTTTTAAAATTATGTTGTGTATTATATACCAACTAAAAAATTAAAATATGTTCTCCTTCATTAGTTCGTCAATTTTTTCATTTGTGAATCCTAGTATTTCTTTTAAGATTTCCTCTGTATGCTGACCCAATAATGGTGCAGGTCTTCTTATACTTCCAGGGGTTTCACTTAATTTTACAGGAACTCCTGGCATTTTTAATCTTCCAGCTACAGGATGTTCAATTTCTACAATCATTTCCCTAGCTATTACTTGAGGATCTTGCAGTACCTTATCTACTGTATTTATCGGACCATTTGGAACCCCAACCCTATCTAAAATTTCTTGCCATTCATATGTAGTTTTTGTTTTAATTGCTTCGGCAATCATTGGACGTAGTATATCGTAGTTAGTATTTCTTAATAAATTAGTTTTGAAGAATTCATGATCTGCTAAATCTCTTCTTTCCATCACTTCACAAAGCTTAGTCCAAAGAGTATCATTTCCTGCTGCAATCATAATTTCTCCATCAACTGTCTCGAAAGGCTCAAATGGAACAATAGAGGAGTGTCGGTTTCCAGCCGGATTTGGTATTTCACCAGTAACTACATATCTTGAAATAGCATTTTCTAATATAGCCACTTGACAGTCTAACATTGCTACATCTACTTTTTGTCCTACCCCTGTGACATTTCGATATTGTAGTGCCGCTAGTATTCCTATTGAAGTAAACATACCTGCTGCAATATCTCCAATAGATGGACCTACTCTTGTGGGTTTACCATTTTTTTCACCCGTAATACTCATGATTCCACCCATAGCTTGTACTACACCATCATAAGCAGCACGTTTACTGTATGGGCCTGTGTGACCAAATCCAGAGGAAGCAGCATATATGATTCTTGGATTAATCTTTTTTAATTCATCATAACCTAATCCAAGCTTTTCCATTGTCCCTGGTCTAAAATTCTCTACTACCACATCAGCTTCTTTAATCATTTCTACAAATAAGCCTTTAGCAGTTTCAGATTTTAGATTCAGCGTAATGCTTCTTTTATTACGATTTAAACTCATAAAATATGCACTTTCTTCACCAACAAATGGACCAAATTGTCTTGAATCATCTCCTATATTGGGCATTTCAATTTTAATAACATCAGCTCCTAGATCTGCTAGTATCATGGTAGCGTACGGTCCTGCCAATACTCTAGTTAAATCCAAAACCTTTATACCTTCTAATGCCTGATTCATTCTTATACCACCTTTCCTATCTATCAATAATCACAGTGCCCGTCTCACCTTGTAGCGCTCGTAATGCCCCTTCTAAAGAAGTGATAATAGCCTTCTTACCCGGTCTTCCCTTTGCAAAATCTACAGCTGCCATTACTTTAGGTAACATTGAGCCTGGGGCAAAATGACCCTCAGTTATATACTTTTCTGCCTCAGCTATGGTTAATTCACTTAACCACTTTTCATTTGGCTTATTAAAATTAATAGCTACTTGTTCTACCGCCGTTAGAATAAATAGAACATCCGCATCTAAATCTTTTGCTAACTTTTCAGAAGCTAGATCCTTATCGATTACTGCTGCAACCCCTTCTAAGGTGCCATCATGCCTTTTAATAACAGGAATTCCCCCACCTCCAACGGTAATGACTGTAAGTCCAGTATCAATTAATGTTTTGATTCCATCCAACTCTACAATTTGTAATGGCTTAGGAGATGCTACCACTCTTCTATAGCCTCGTCCTGCATCTTCTACCACATTATATCCCTTTTCTATCTCCAGCTTTCTTGCTTCTTCTTCACTATAAAAAGGCCCAATTGGCTTTGTTGGGTTTTTAAACCCTGGGTCATTTTGATCTACAACCACTTGTGTAACTACACTAATTACTCCGTTGTCTTTACCTCTTCTTTTAAATTCATTTTTTATTCCTTGCTGAATATGATAACCTATATATCCTTGAGACATAGCGCCACATACATCGAATGGTAGACTTGGTGTTAGGTGAGCTGCTCCTTCATTTTGAAGTACAATTCTTCCAACCTGAGGTCCATTTCCATGAGCTACTATTACTTGATATCCATCTTCTATAATATCAACTATATATCTAACTGTTTCTCTTATGGTTTCTAATTGGGATTCCGCCGTAGCTGGAATCCCTTCCTTTTCTAAAGCATTTCCTCCCAGAGCAATTACAATTTTTTCTTTTCTCATTTATATTCTTCTCCCATGTACTATTATTTGAAAGTATCGAAAAAATCTAAAAATTTTTCCTGCAACAGTAGACTAAAGTACAAACTCACATAATTATTTATAAGGTATTCTTCTAGCTGGTTCGAAGCTACTTTTACCTTCCTGCAATATTCCCTCATATGCTCTAACATTTCGATCTTCAAGATGATCAAATATCATTGGTGACTTTGTACCATAG
Proteins encoded in this region:
- a CDS encoding CaiB/BaiF CoA transferase family protein, with the protein product MNQALEGIKVLDLTRVLAGPYATMILADLGADVIKIEMPNIGDDSRQFGPFVGEESAYFMSLNRNKRSITLNLKSETAKGLFVEMIKEADVVVENFRPGTMEKLGLGYDELKKINPRIIYAASSGFGHTGPYSKRAAYDGVVQAMGGIMSITGEKNGKPTRVGPSIGDIAAGMFTSIGILAALQYRNVTGVGQKVDVAMLDCQVAILENAISRYVVTGEIPNPAGNRHSSIVPFEPFETVDGEIMIAAGNDTLWTKLCEVMERRDLADHEFFKTNLLRNTNYDILRPMIAEAIKTKTTYEWQEILDRVGVPNGPINTVDKVLQDPQVIAREMIVEIEHPVAGRLKMPGVPVKLSETPGSIRRPAPLLGQHTEEILKEILGFTNEKIDELMKENIF
- the yqeB gene encoding selenium-dependent molybdenum cofactor biosynthesis protein YqeB encodes the protein MNIHHIIIIKGAGDLATGVAHKLFRSGFPIIMTEIKDPTCVRRNVSFANCIYEGKCEVEGIRAKKANNYEEVLEIISQNSIPVIIDKECNIKDYVRPLALVDAILAKTNTGTTRADAPLVIGLGPGLEAGTDVDIVIETNRGHNLGRLIFEGYAETDTGVPGEIGGYTLDRVLRTPAAGIIQSCKQLGESVKKGEVIALIGEVEVRAAIDGIIKGLIHNQSEVEKGMKIGDIDPRINIKTVNTISEKARCIAGGVLEAIMIYYTKENNFLK
- a CDS encoding response regulator transcription factor — protein: MHSILLVEDDSTLAMGIEYSLKNEGYKVKLANNAALAKQLIDEETYELIILDITLPDGNGYDLCKYVRNTKETPVIFLTALDEEVNVVMGLDIGGDDYITKPFKIRELLSRIRAVLRRYSQKSPEGILKSDDIKVIQIQNKVYVNNKEIFLTPSEYKLLVFLMLNANKVLSRNAILEKLWDIEGDFIDDNTLSVYIRRLREKIEKDSSNPFYIKTVRGLGYTWDKEVGGE
- a CDS encoding methyl-accepting chemotaxis protein; its protein translation is MIKLKEMILYAIFFIIGAIMSYGFTMKRNKRALKEIEKTIEEYGQGNVLYRINTAEGNGNYKSMANAFEHLHTMLKNWVFEFIRSSTVITASSKMVKEDAHNCMETINSLSHNVQSFAAGAQGVNSEILNFTALSQQLSVSITEVASISEKMNDKANATRKTVFNGSQAIEGAIKTIEEISHSLENSGDEIKRLNELMAEVQGIAGRINGIADQINLLSLNAAIEAARAGEHGKGFAVVAQEVRKLADESADAATEIGGIINGIIYQVGATLTHMELGIKQGRESEKIAVDARGHLQEITESIEDIVTSINGITQSIGENAKATEDMAENIEKIAAFSQETTATIYEIEDMMDAQKEFIEANVNSINELDNISRKLDVFGSGFDRMLGEYLIQLSEQFADDIVNNGIDQKKIKEFARKTGAVNFCVSDEDGLMHYASDDSVIGFRLPEDKNSQAYEFRKILGDKSLKISQRMQKRDVDSKYFKFVGVARKDQKGVVQAALALDDLEKFTLD
- the arcC gene encoding carbamate kinase, giving the protein MRKEKIVIALGGNALEKEGIPATAESQLETIRETVRYIVDIIEDGYQVIVAHGNGPQVGRIVLQNEGAAHLTPSLPFDVCGAMSQGYIGYHIQQGIKNEFKRRGKDNGVISVVTQVVVDQNDPGFKNPTKPIGPFYSEEEARKLEIEKGYNVVEDAGRGYRRVVASPKPLQIVELDGIKTLIDTGLTVITVGGGGIPVIKRHDGTLEGVAAVIDKDLASEKLAKDLDADVLFILTAVEQVAINFNKPNEKWLSELTIAEAEKYITEGHFAPGSMLPKVMAAVDFAKGRPGKKAIITSLEGALRALQGETGTVIIDR